Within Calliopsis andreniformis isolate RMS-2024a chromosome 4, iyCalAndr_principal, whole genome shotgun sequence, the genomic segment CGAAAAATGTCGTTTACTTTTACATCAGCAAAAAATATTAAGTATGTTTTTGTAATAAATTTCgatatttctttttaaaatacactatacatttatttgtattttttagTAAGGAAACATATTCTGAGCGAAGATCTCGACAAACTACTCGATTCTCAAGAGAATAGTTTATTTGTAGATAATGTAAGTAGAGAGCTTCATTGTATTATGCtgttgtataaaatacaaacgaACAAGCCTGTTTTTGAATAGATTTTAGAAGACAGTAGAGTTGCAAGGCAGCAATTGTGGGACATACAAAGCAGACACAGagatataataaaattagaaaaatctATCACAGAAGTCAGGGATATGTTTACTGAAATGGCTTTTATGATTGAAAAGCAAGTGAGTACAGCCAGTGAAGAAACGATTTTCAAATGCATGCCggtttgaatttttaattttcgtgCTTTTGTTTAATAGGGAGAACAATTAAATAACGTAGAATATTTTGCTGGAAGAACTGCAGATAATGTAGATAGCGGTCGAACTGATCTTAAAATAGCGGAAAAAAGAAGTCGTAGGCATAGAAAGGTATGATATAATAAGTATATTAGAAGAAACTAACTATACTATTAAATGCATAACATTTTTTCAGAGAAAAATTAAACTTAGTATTATACtcggtataataataataataattattctctTACTGATAATTATCTTATTGTAAGAAGGCGTGAAAACTTGttataaaagtaaaatatttattacaacAATAATACTGTGTAATATTTTTAGAGGAAGGAAAATATATGTTGCTTGTTATTGTTAGCTGTAAGAacttataaaataattataaaacattttcttatcaaaataattgaaaagaGAACGAGATCATTTATCAAtcttatatacatattttttaaaatagttaACAAGACCTTTAGCACTGGGTCTAACTTTGTAATCTATGGTAGTGCATGCGAAAAATAGCTCAAGCACTCTGTCATACTCTTTGCTTAATTCAATGGCAGGTAGTGGAGGACGGGTACCTGTGAgtattaatacattttattcaATGTTCTAATTTTTAAAAGAGTCCTAAATCATGTGCCATTCAAATATTTACCATATCTGCTATAGACTGTGTCTTTAAGAAAAGCAATACTATCATCCATGCTGACATCATGCTCATTGCCTTCTGTGTCATTTGTAATTTGCATTTCTGAGACTGATTCATTAAGAGAATcatccaattctagattctgTAGATGAGGTGTTGCCAAAGCAATCATTTCCCATATAACAAGTCCACTGGCCCAAATATCTGCCTTATTTGTAACTGGACCATCCTCTGAAGAAATTGATAATGCATCTATATTGCAATTGCTTGCATACATTAACTTAGAAATGTTTAAATACAAACCATATATTATTTCAGGTGCACTCCAACATTCTGTGCCAACATACATAAAGTTACCTTTAGATGAATCTAATTCTAAAGAATCTGTGAGTGGCAGAGACACTCCGAAGTCACAGAGTTTAACTGTGCTATAGTTATCAGACACCAACACATTATAACTCTTTATATCACCATGCAAAATGTGTGCAGTATGATGCAAATATTCCAATCCTTTCATAACTTCAAACATTATCTTCATGATATCTTTGGCAGGAAATTGATCCTCACAAGCATCTaacttttgttctattttatctCCTAAAATTAGTTTGGTATACAGAgtttatatatacattatacaaaataaaaattggtATGGTATATTTGATTATACCTAAAGAACTatctagtttttccattgccagGCATGGTTCGTCCGAAACTTCAGTAAATGCCCTAAAGCCCACGATATTCGGATGATTTAGCTTACGAAGTACTTCAGCCTCAAAACGAATACGTTCATTGTACTTTTTGTCTTCGGGAACTTTACGGTTTCTTTTTTTTATCGCCCACGGCGATCGAGTAAAACCAACTTTTGGAGATCGTTCCAAACTAAATACGCTGACTCCTAAAAATATAAGTAGCTATTAAAATGATCTTTATAAAGGTGTTAATAAAGTGAAGTATTTGAAAGTTTTACCGCATCCATAACCTATCTGTTCTAGGAACGGAGAAGCCGGTATTTTAATAGGCGTTTGCAATTCTGGATTGTCTTGTACTCTACTTTTGTATCTACGCGTCGTCGGAGTCTTAAATTCTGCCATtcttttaatagtataaaagtaaaacacttaattataaataattagaTACACTACTCCTCGCGAGccgttatttttaaatttctatgACGCTAAAGTACTGCCAACTTCAGCGACGAAAAATTATATTGGACAAAgtaaacaaaaattaattctTCGTTTCTCTGTCAATGTAGTTAACTAATTCTATTAGTATACGCATGCTTAATTTGAAAAAAATCACTTTACTAACTGTTggagttattttatatttgcccCCTAAATTATCGATGTTGGACATTATCGAAGAAGCTACAGTAGCGCCACTATTCCGACTTTGATGAGTGATTTAAATTCAGCGGTGACAAAAAATGCGGGAACAGGTAATGTAAGAAttcatttgcat encodes:
- the LOC143178630 gene encoding lymphokine-activated killer T-cell-originated protein kinase; its protein translation is MAEFKTPTTRRYKSRVQDNPELQTPIKIPASPFLEQIGYGCGVSVFSLERSPKVGFTRSPWAIKKRNRKVPEDKKYNERIRFEAEVLRKLNHPNIVGFRAFTEVSDEPCLAMEKLDSSLGDKIEQKLDACEDQFPAKDIMKIMFEVMKGLEYLHHTAHILHGDIKSYNVLVSDNYSTVKLCDFGVSLPLTDSLELDSSKGNFMYVGTECWSAPEIIYEDGPVTNKADIWASGLVIWEMIALATPHLQNLELDDSLNESVSEMQITNDTEGNEHDVSMDDSIAFLKDTVYSRYGTRPPLPAIELSKEYDRVLELFFACTTIDYKVRPSAKGLVNYFKKYVYKIDK